From the Nitrobacter hamburgensis X14 genome, one window contains:
- a CDS encoding DUF2155 domain-containing protein, giving the protein MFRTIVIAGCAAFAVAALVAAASPARAQIGNIFSDPPPRPPGTIPRGQAAPEDDEEEVPDLPQGRVLPAPLHLPPGQGAPPPGSVQTQPLPPPPGTTVVPQNAPGGVAVAPPSPNQTPAQHPPRSAPPTPATLQPGDEVVTEPPAQKVINKKAVFSGLDKITGRIIHFDEDVGETVQFGALRVKTDACYTRPATEAANTDAFVEVDEITLQGEVKRIFSGWMFAASPGLHGVEHPVYDVWLTDCKDPETTVIAAQPDQPKPAPPPTKRSPRQSTRQPRQPAPPPQPAPPPPQQQPRSNPFFPPFQR; this is encoded by the coding sequence ATGTTTCGAACCATTGTCATAGCCGGTTGTGCGGCTTTCGCGGTTGCTGCCCTGGTCGCGGCTGCGTCGCCTGCGCGCGCGCAAATAGGCAATATCTTTTCGGATCCCCCGCCGCGACCGCCGGGCACCATTCCGCGCGGGCAGGCCGCGCCCGAGGACGACGAGGAAGAAGTGCCGGACCTGCCGCAAGGACGCGTGCTGCCTGCGCCGCTGCATTTGCCGCCAGGGCAGGGCGCTCCACCTCCCGGTTCGGTTCAGACCCAGCCATTGCCGCCGCCGCCCGGAACCACCGTGGTTCCGCAGAATGCGCCCGGTGGAGTTGCGGTCGCGCCGCCTTCGCCCAATCAGACGCCCGCACAGCATCCGCCGCGCTCGGCTCCGCCCACGCCGGCCACGCTGCAACCGGGCGATGAGGTCGTCACCGAGCCACCGGCCCAGAAGGTCATCAACAAGAAGGCCGTGTTCTCGGGCCTCGACAAGATCACCGGCCGCATCATCCATTTCGACGAGGATGTCGGTGAAACCGTGCAGTTCGGCGCGCTGCGGGTGAAGACCGATGCCTGCTACACGCGCCCCGCGACGGAAGCGGCCAATACCGACGCCTTCGTCGAGGTCGATGAGATCACCCTTCAGGGCGAGGTGAAGCGGATTTTCTCCGGCTGGATGTTCGCGGCGAGCCCCGGCCTGCATGGCGTCGAGCATCCGGTCTATGATGTCTGGCTGACCGACTGCAAGGATCCGGAAACGACCGTTATCGCCGCGCAGCCGGATCAGCCGAAACCGGCGCCGCCGCCCACCAAGCGCTCGCCGCGACAATCCACGCGCCAGCCGCGTCAACCAGCGCCGCCGCCGCAACCGGCGCCACCACCGCCGCAGCAGCAGCCACGGAGCAATCCGTTCTTCCCGCCGTTCCAGCGATAG
- a CDS encoding DUF4062 domain-containing protein — protein sequence MDRVFQIFISSTSTDLQDERQAVSNTLAKAGYMPAGLELFPATDQQQLDYIKRIIDRSDYYVVIAGGRYGSLSDDGLSFTEEEFEYARSKDIPILAFLPENPGNIAIGKTETDARLKEKLDAFKARLSTGRIVEFWNNENDLCMKVMLAVATAVNLKPGVGWIRGDQAIDPKVLQELERLRIENTDFRQKLADLNRDESSTNPTLVASADSVTVELLVYRSEEGFPDSISRTISLSDLFVGLYDHLLKSPSEAYVRELVGYWYRQNLHISDYCELGEKSAIVVRDKLEALGLIKSRSIIAGFSNHIAWSVTEKGKQFLASRRTLRIGQSGSAAT from the coding sequence GTGGATCGGGTTTTCCAGATTTTCATTAGTTCGACCTCCACCGATTTGCAGGACGAACGACAGGCCGTCAGCAACACGTTGGCAAAAGCGGGATATATGCCTGCTGGCCTGGAATTGTTTCCAGCAACCGATCAACAGCAACTCGACTATATTAAGCGGATCATTGATCGCAGCGACTATTACGTCGTGATCGCGGGCGGCCGTTACGGCTCGCTCTCCGATGATGGGCTGAGCTTCACAGAAGAAGAGTTTGAATACGCGCGCTCAAAAGACATTCCTATCCTTGCGTTCCTTCCTGAAAACCCAGGCAACATTGCAATCGGCAAGACCGAAACGGACGCACGGCTAAAAGAAAAGCTGGACGCTTTCAAAGCTCGTTTGAGCACCGGCCGCATCGTCGAATTTTGGAACAACGAAAACGATCTTTGCATGAAAGTCATGCTGGCCGTCGCGACCGCTGTGAATTTGAAGCCAGGGGTTGGCTGGATACGCGGTGATCAAGCCATCGATCCAAAGGTCCTCCAGGAACTGGAAAGACTCCGCATCGAGAACACGGATTTTCGTCAGAAGCTCGCCGATCTCAATCGCGACGAGTCATCAACTAACCCGACTCTCGTAGCATCAGCCGATTCAGTTACCGTAGAACTGCTTGTCTATCGATCGGAAGAAGGGTTTCCAGACTCGATATCCCGGACAATTTCATTGAGCGATCTTTTTGTCGGACTATACGACCACCTCCTCAAGAGCCCATCGGAGGCATACGTTCGAGAACTTGTCGGATATTGGTACCGGCAAAACCTTCACATTTCGGACTATTGCGAGCTTGGCGAAAAGAGCGCGATCGTCGTCCGGGATAAACTGGAGGCTCTGGGCTTGATCAAGTCTCGGTCGATCATAGCGGGTTTTTCCAATCACATCGCCTGGTCCGTGACTGAAAAGGGAAAACAGTTTCTCGCATCGAGACGCACGCTGAGGATTGGCCAATCAGGGTCCGCAGCGACTTAA
- a CDS encoding DUF3606 domain-containing protein — protein sequence MIRLVTVASVISTYQKPAITVDTNDDAQTDLWASRLNVSRDRLLAAISEVGPSLAAVRHYLAK from the coding sequence ATGATCCGGCTAGTCACAGTTGCATCGGTGATATCCACCTATCAGAAACCGGCGATTACGGTGGATACGAATGACGACGCCCAAACCGACCTTTGGGCGAGCCGGCTGAACGTATCGCGCGACAGGCTGCTCGCAGCGATTTCCGAGGTGGGGCCGTCGCTTGCCGCGGTGCGCCACTACCTCGCGAAATAA
- the glyA gene encoding serine hydroxymethyltransferase — protein MNSSAKTASAPDSFFTATLAEADPEIAAAIKGELGRQRHEIELIASENIVSRAVLEAQGSVMTNKYAEGYPGARYYGGCEWVDVAETLAIERAKKLFGAQFANVQPNSGSQMNQAVFLALLQPGDTFMGLDLAAGGHLTHGAPVNMSGKWFKAAHYTVRRDDHLIDMDEVARRAEEVKPKLIIAGGSAYSRPWDFKRFREIADSVGAYLMVDMAHFAGLVAGGVHASPVPHAHVTTTTTHKSLRGPRGGLILCNDEALAKKFNSAIFPGLQGGPLMHVIAAKAVAFGEALRPDFKIYAKNVVENAKALAESLRGNGFDIISGGTDNHLMLVDLRPKGLRGNVSEKALVRAAITCNKNGIPFDPEKPFVTSGLRLGTPAATTRGFGVAEFKQVGGLIAEVLNAIAQADDGKAPLVEAAVKEKVKALTNRFPIYQD, from the coding sequence ATGAACTCCTCCGCCAAAACCGCCTCAGCGCCCGATTCCTTCTTTACGGCCACCCTGGCCGAGGCCGATCCCGAGATCGCCGCCGCGATCAAGGGCGAATTGGGCCGCCAGCGTCACGAGATCGAGTTGATCGCGTCCGAAAACATCGTCAGCCGCGCAGTTCTGGAAGCGCAGGGCTCGGTGATGACCAACAAATACGCCGAGGGTTATCCGGGTGCGCGCTATTACGGTGGGTGCGAGTGGGTCGATGTCGCCGAAACGCTTGCAATCGAGCGGGCCAAAAAGCTGTTCGGCGCGCAGTTCGCCAACGTCCAGCCGAATTCCGGCAGCCAGATGAACCAGGCGGTGTTCCTGGCGCTGCTGCAGCCCGGTGATACCTTCATGGGGCTCGACCTCGCCGCCGGCGGTCACCTGACTCACGGCGCGCCGGTCAACATGTCCGGCAAGTGGTTCAAGGCCGCGCATTACACCGTGCGGCGCGACGATCACCTGATCGACATGGACGAGGTGGCGCGCCGTGCCGAGGAGGTCAAGCCGAAGCTGATCATCGCCGGCGGCTCGGCCTATTCACGGCCGTGGGACTTCAAGCGTTTCCGCGAGATCGCCGACAGCGTCGGCGCCTATCTGATGGTGGATATGGCGCACTTCGCCGGCCTCGTCGCCGGTGGCGTCCATGCCTCGCCGGTACCGCACGCGCATGTGACGACGACGACCACCCACAAGTCGCTGCGCGGTCCGCGCGGCGGCCTGATCCTGTGCAACGACGAGGCGCTCGCCAAGAAGTTCAATTCGGCGATCTTCCCCGGCCTGCAGGGCGGCCCGCTGATGCATGTCATCGCCGCCAAGGCTGTGGCGTTCGGCGAGGCGTTGCGTCCGGACTTCAAGATCTACGCGAAGAATGTCGTCGAAAATGCCAAGGCGCTTGCCGAAAGTCTGCGCGGCAATGGTTTCGACATCATCTCCGGCGGCACCGACAACCACCTGATGCTGGTGGACCTGCGGCCCAAGGGGCTGAGGGGCAACGTCTCCGAAAAGGCGCTGGTGCGCGCTGCGATCACCTGCAACAAGAACGGCATCCCCTTCGACCCCGAAAAGCCGTTCGTGACGTCGGGCCTGCGCCTCGGCACGCCGGCCGCCACCACGCGCGGCTTCGGTGTCGCCGAATTCAAGCAGGTCGGCGGCCTGATCGCGGAAGTGCTCAACGCCATCGCGCAGGCCGACGACGGCAAGGCCCCGCTGGTCGAGGCGGCGGTGAAGGAGAAGGTCAAGGCGCTGACCAATCGGTTTCCGATCTACCAGGATTGA
- the nrdR gene encoding transcriptional regulator NrdR: MRCPSCNSLDTQVKDSRPTEDSAVIRRRRVCMACNFRFTTFERVQLRELTVIKRNGRRVPFDRDKLVRSLQISLRKRPVEPERVETMVSAIVRELESGGEAEISSEIIGEIVMEHLRSLDDVAYVRFASVYRNFREAKDFEAVLGELSSEDDARPVPLRK, translated from the coding sequence ATGCGTTGCCCGAGCTGCAACAGTCTGGATACCCAAGTGAAGGATTCCCGGCCGACCGAGGATTCGGCCGTCATCCGTCGCCGGCGCGTTTGCATGGCCTGCAATTTCCGCTTCACGACGTTCGAGCGGGTGCAACTGCGCGAACTCACGGTCATCAAGCGTAACGGGCGGCGGGTGCCGTTCGACCGCGACAAGCTGGTACGTTCGCTGCAAATCAGCCTGCGCAAACGGCCGGTTGAGCCCGAGCGCGTCGAAACCATGGTGTCGGCCATCGTCCGTGAACTCGAGAGCGGCGGCGAGGCGGAGATTTCCTCCGAGATCATCGGCGAGATCGTAATGGAACATCTGCGGAGCCTCGACGATGTCGCCTATGTGCGCTTCGCCTCGGTTTATCGCAATTTCCGGGAGGCCAAGGACTTCGAGGCGGTGCTGGGCGAACTCTCCAGCGAGGACGACGCGCGGCCTGTGCCGCTGCGCAAATGA
- the ribD gene encoding bifunctional diaminohydroxyphosphoribosylaminopyrimidine deaminase/5-amino-6-(5-phosphoribosylamino)uracil reductase RibD — MIFRILEEQYGEKLRKAKAVDLRFMQLALALGRRSLGASAPNPAVGAVIVKDDVIVGRGWTQPGGRPHAEAEALRRAGEAARGATLYVTLEPCSHVGKTPPCADAVIAAGITRVVSAIEDPTPEVAGQGHARLRAAGISVDVGLCAAEAAHHHAGHFRRIRDKRPHVILKLAVSSDGRIAAAGGVPVAITGEAAKARVHLLRAQCNAILVGIGTVLADNPLLTCRLPGMEARSPLRVVLDHALRIPHDSRLVRSARETPLWVMASDLAQAPVAMKLGAAGVQVLRVPVAAGAPGLDLAAILRALSERGVTRLVVEGGARVASSFVAAGLVDEAWLLRGPDPIGDDGVAALGALPLTAITGSPQFRACASKTLDQDTLAIYERV, encoded by the coding sequence ATGATCTTCCGCATTCTGGAAGAGCAGTACGGCGAAAAACTCCGGAAGGCCAAGGCCGTTGACTTGCGTTTCATGCAACTAGCGCTGGCGCTGGGTCGCCGCAGCCTGGGCGCGAGCGCGCCCAATCCGGCCGTCGGCGCCGTCATCGTGAAAGACGATGTGATCGTCGGCCGCGGCTGGACCCAGCCGGGAGGGCGCCCGCACGCCGAGGCCGAGGCGCTGCGGCGCGCGGGCGAGGCGGCGCGCGGCGCGACGCTGTATGTCACGCTGGAGCCGTGTTCGCATGTCGGAAAAACGCCGCCATGCGCCGATGCCGTGATCGCGGCCGGCATCACGCGTGTCGTGTCCGCAATCGAGGATCCCACTCCGGAAGTCGCGGGGCAGGGCCATGCGCGGCTGCGGGCCGCCGGAATATCGGTCGATGTCGGACTTTGCGCAGCCGAGGCGGCACACCATCATGCCGGGCATTTCCGGCGGATCCGGGACAAGCGCCCGCACGTCATCCTCAAGCTCGCGGTGTCCAGCGACGGAAGGATCGCTGCGGCCGGAGGCGTACCGGTCGCTATTACGGGCGAGGCGGCCAAGGCGCGGGTGCATCTGCTGCGCGCGCAATGCAACGCCATTCTGGTCGGCATCGGCACCGTGCTGGCCGACAATCCTCTCCTGACCTGCCGCCTTCCCGGCATGGAAGCGCGCTCGCCGCTGCGTGTGGTGCTGGATCACGCGCTGCGTATTCCGCACGACAGCCGGCTGGTCCGGTCCGCGCGCGAGACCCCGCTTTGGGTGATGGCATCGGATCTTGCCCAGGCACCCGTAGCCATGAAGCTCGGCGCCGCGGGCGTGCAGGTACTGCGCGTTCCGGTCGCGGCTGGAGCGCCCGGGCTTGACCTGGCGGCAATTCTCCGCGCCCTGTCCGAAAGAGGCGTCACCCGTCTGGTGGTCGAAGGCGGTGCGCGTGTTGCATCGTCATTCGTCGCGGCCGGTCTGGTCGACGAAGCCTGGCTGCTGCGTGGTCCCGATCCGATCGGCGACGACGGCGTGGCGGCGCTTGGCGCCTTGCCGCTGACCGCCATCACCGGGTCGCCGCAGTTCAGGGCGTGTGCAAGCAAGACGCTGGATCAGGACACTCTCGCGATTTACGAGCGTGTCTAG
- a CDS encoding riboflavin synthase: MFTGIVTDIGEIENLTQTAQGRLHRLRILCRYDQSTIAVGASIACNGVCLTTVASGVADGRTWFDVDVGAETLDVTTAKHWAAGTRLNLERALKIGDELGGHIVAGHADGIAAIVARDDLHGMARFELRTNRDLARFIAAKGSVTLDGVSLTVNTVRDEAFSVLIIPHTLSSTTLSVWRAGSEVNIEVDMMARYAARLSEMK; this comes from the coding sequence ATGTTCACCGGCATAGTGACCGACATCGGCGAGATCGAAAACCTGACGCAGACGGCGCAGGGTCGGCTGCACCGGCTGCGCATCCTGTGCCGCTATGACCAAAGCACCATCGCCGTCGGCGCGTCGATCGCCTGCAACGGCGTGTGTCTGACCACCGTCGCCTCGGGGGTCGCCGACGGCCGGACCTGGTTCGATGTCGATGTCGGAGCGGAGACGCTCGACGTGACCACGGCAAAGCACTGGGCGGCGGGAACGCGGCTCAATCTCGAACGTGCGCTGAAAATCGGCGACGAACTCGGCGGCCACATCGTCGCAGGCCATGCCGACGGGATCGCCGCTATCGTCGCGCGCGACGATCTGCACGGCATGGCGCGCTTTGAATTGCGCACCAACCGGGATTTGGCGCGCTTCATCGCGGCCAAAGGCTCGGTGACGCTGGATGGCGTATCGCTGACGGTGAACACCGTTCGGGACGAGGCGTTTTCGGTGCTCATCATTCCGCACACGCTCAGCTCCACCACGCTGAGCGTTTGGCGCGCGGGCAGCGAGGTCAATATCGAGGTCGACATGATGGCGCGTTATGCGGCGCGGCTGAGCGAGATGAAGTAG
- the ribH gene encoding 6,7-dimethyl-8-ribityllumazine synthase: MADARRAPLKDRTDVSGARALIVEARFYDDIQDALLEGAVAELSAAGVSYDVVTVPGALEIPAAIAIALDAAERSGKPYDAVVALGCVVRGDTIHFEIVSMESSRALMDLSVQRRVPLGNGIITVNTDAQAWARARASELNKGGDAARAALTMLRIKRRLAKA, translated from the coding sequence ATGGCGGACGCACGACGCGCACCACTCAAGGATCGGACCGACGTCTCGGGCGCACGCGCCCTGATCGTCGAGGCGCGGTTTTACGATGATATCCAGGATGCGCTGCTCGAAGGTGCGGTCGCCGAATTGAGCGCTGCAGGCGTCAGCTATGATGTCGTCACCGTTCCCGGCGCTCTGGAAATTCCGGCGGCAATCGCCATCGCGCTCGATGCGGCCGAGCGGAGCGGCAAGCCTTACGATGCTGTCGTCGCGCTCGGCTGCGTGGTGCGGGGCGACACCATCCATTTTGAGATCGTCTCGATGGAATCCTCCCGCGCGCTGATGGATCTGTCGGTTCAGCGGCGCGTGCCCCTCGGCAACGGCATCATAACGGTCAATACCGATGCACAGGCGTGGGCGAGGGCGCGCGCGAGCGAGTTGAACAAGGGCGGCGACGCGGCGCGGGCGGCGCTGACGATGTTGCGGATCAAGCGCCGATTGGCGAAGGCATAA
- the nusB gene encoding transcription antitermination factor NusB: MADIRQNIDKKANRRGAARLAAVQALYQMEIGGAGINDVFAEFESHWLGSEVEGDKYLPAEAAFFRDVVAGVVRDQARLDPLIDDALSRGWPLKRIDAILRAVLRAGSYELEHRKDVPARVVVSEYVDVAHAFIEKEEVGMVNAVLDQIARRFRAGEFAR, encoded by the coding sequence ATGGCGGACATCAGGCAAAACATCGACAAGAAGGCCAACAGGCGCGGCGCGGCGCGGCTCGCCGCGGTGCAGGCGCTATATCAGATGGAGATCGGCGGCGCGGGGATCAACGATGTCTTCGCGGAGTTCGAAAGCCACTGGCTCGGCAGCGAGGTCGAAGGCGACAAATATCTTCCCGCAGAAGCCGCGTTCTTCCGCGACGTGGTGGCGGGCGTGGTCCGCGACCAGGCCAGGCTGGATCCATTGATCGACGACGCGCTGTCGAGGGGTTGGCCGCTGAAGCGGATCGACGCTATCCTGCGCGCGGTGCTGCGCGCTGGCTCGTACGAATTGGAGCACCGCAAGGATGTTCCGGCGCGGGTCGTGGTGTCCGAATATGTCGATGTCGCGCACGCCTTCATTGAAAAGGAGGAGGTGGGCATGGTCAACGCGGTGCTCGATCAGATCGCGCGCCGTTTCCGCGCCGGCGAGTTTGCGCGCTGA
- the thiL gene encoding thiamine-phosphate kinase, protein MSSGEDDLIARYFKPIAADPGALRLADDAAVLKGGGDDLVVTTDAIVEGVHFLSNDPPETVAKKALRVNLSDLAAKGATPAGFVLTLALRDANERWLAPFARGLGDDAAAFHCPLLGGDTVSTPGPLMISIAAFGRVPPGGMVMRSRAEPGDRIVVSGTIGDAALGLAILKGKLMASDAAVRETLLGRYRIPQPRIGLAGALRNYSRAAMDVSDGLAGDLAKLCAASGVSAVIDAASVPLSEAVRGLMQQGQTSLATAVSGGDDYEILCTIPEDRFEAFAEAARGVGVAVTSIGAVVAGKTAPKWLNAEGKEIALPRLSYSHF, encoded by the coding sequence GTGTCCTCCGGTGAAGACGATCTGATTGCACGCTACTTTAAGCCGATCGCGGCCGATCCCGGCGCGCTGCGGCTCGCTGACGACGCGGCTGTTTTGAAAGGCGGCGGCGACGATCTCGTGGTCACGACCGATGCCATTGTCGAAGGTGTGCATTTCCTGAGCAACGATCCGCCGGAAACGGTCGCGAAGAAGGCCTTACGGGTTAATCTCTCCGACCTTGCCGCCAAGGGAGCAACGCCTGCCGGATTCGTCCTGACGCTGGCATTGCGTGACGCCAACGAGAGATGGCTCGCGCCATTCGCGCGCGGGCTCGGCGACGACGCGGCGGCGTTTCATTGTCCGCTGCTTGGCGGCGACACCGTCTCGACGCCGGGGCCGCTGATGATTTCCATCGCCGCTTTCGGCCGTGTTCCGCCCGGCGGAATGGTCATGCGCAGCCGCGCGGAGCCGGGCGATCGCATCGTCGTCTCAGGCACGATTGGCGATGCGGCGCTGGGGCTCGCCATTCTCAAGGGCAAGCTCATGGCCAGCGACGCTGCGGTCCGAGAGACGCTGCTCGGCCGCTATCGGATTCCGCAGCCGCGTATCGGCCTCGCCGGCGCGTTGCGGAATTATTCACGTGCCGCGATGGACGTTTCCGATGGCCTGGCCGGCGATCTCGCAAAACTGTGCGCGGCATCGGGCGTCTCGGCGGTGATCGATGCCGCGTCCGTTCCGTTGTCCGAGGCCGTGCGCGGACTGATGCAGCAGGGTCAGACGAGTCTTGCAACCGCGGTGAGCGGCGGCGACGATTACGAGATCTTGTGTACGATCCCGGAGGATCGCTTCGAGGCTTTCGCAGAGGCGGCGCGCGGCGTCGGCGTCGCAGTAACGTCGATCGGGGCGGTGGTCGCGGGCAAGACGGCGCCGAAATGGCTTAATGCGGAAGGCAAGGAGATCGCACTACCACGGCTTTCCTACAGTCATTTCTGA
- a CDS encoding IS5-like element ISNha7 family transposase, translated as MRGSDERSGSLFSYVDLEARIRSDHPLRTIRQIANAALNDLSRDFDKLYTAFGRPSIAPEKLLRAMLLQAFYGIRSERQLMERLEFDLLLRWFVGLGVDDPVWDHSTFSKNRDRLLEGEIAAKFLNALMGQHQVKRLLSSEHFSVDGTLIEAWASIKSFRRKDGGDQDSDGPGRNAERSFHNEKRCNETHQSTTDPEARLYKKGGGQPAKLCYIGHALMENRNGLAVLGGVSRATGTAERDQALALIDCHRGQSERRITLGADKAYDVTAFVEDLRRRSVTPHIAIDGHLSKTGKPRKTAIDQRTLRHAGYAVSQRCRKRIEEVFGWIKASAGLAKIKLRGRDRVNATFTLALAAYNLIRLPKLLAAAA; from the coding sequence ATGCGGGGAAGCGACGAACGGTCAGGCTCGCTGTTCAGCTATGTGGACTTGGAGGCTCGGATTCGCTCCGACCATCCGCTGCGAACGATCCGACAGATCGCGAACGCGGCGTTGAATGATCTGTCGAGGGACTTTGACAAGCTCTACACGGCGTTCGGCCGTCCCTCGATCGCACCGGAGAAGCTGCTTCGGGCAATGCTGCTGCAGGCATTCTACGGGATCCGCTCGGAACGGCAGTTGATGGAGCGGCTGGAGTTCGACCTGCTGTTGCGCTGGTTCGTGGGCTTGGGCGTGGACGACCCGGTGTGGGACCACTCGACCTTCTCGAAGAACCGCGACCGATTGCTTGAAGGTGAGATCGCCGCGAAGTTCTTGAACGCGCTGATGGGGCAGCACCAGGTCAAGCGGCTGTTATCAAGCGAGCATTTTTCGGTCGACGGCACGCTGATCGAGGCGTGGGCATCGATCAAGAGCTTCCGGCGCAAGGACGGCGGTGACCAGGACAGTGATGGACCGGGACGCAACGCCGAGCGCAGTTTCCACAACGAGAAGCGCTGCAACGAGACGCATCAGAGCACGACCGATCCCGAGGCACGGCTCTATAAGAAGGGCGGCGGCCAGCCGGCGAAGCTTTGCTACATCGGCCATGCCCTGATGGAGAACCGCAACGGACTGGCGGTGCTGGGTGGCGTGAGCCGGGCGACCGGAACGGCGGAGCGGGATCAGGCGTTGGCGCTGATCGACTGCCACCGCGGCCAAAGCGAGCGGCGGATCACGCTGGGCGCCGACAAGGCCTATGACGTCACCGCATTCGTCGAGGACTTAAGACGGCGTTCGGTCACGCCGCACATCGCCATCGACGGGCATTTGAGCAAGACCGGAAAGCCGCGCAAGACCGCGATCGACCAGAGGACTCTCCGTCATGCCGGATATGCCGTCAGCCAACGCTGTCGCAAGCGCATCGAGGAGGTGTTCGGCTGGATCAAGGCCTCCGCCGGACTTGCCAAGATCAAGCTGCGAGGCCGCGACCGCGTCAACGCCACCTTCACCCTGGCGCTGGCGGCCTACAACCTGATCCGCTTGCCCAAACTCCTGGCAGCCGCCGCGTGA